The genomic segment AATACCTCACAAAGCATGCCGTGATCAGCATCCCGTTCATCATCGCTGTCGCTGCGCTGGCGGTCTTCATCCCCATGCCGACCGAAGATCCGGAGGTTATCCCGATGCCGCTCGAGGGCGCGAACATCCCGATGCCGGAATGGTTCTTTCTTTTCTTGCTGCGCCCTTTCCTAGATTTCGATGACGCCATGGCGTCGTTTCTGGGTATCTACCTGCCCTTGACTCTTCTCGTCGTCCTGATCGCCCTGCCCTATGCCTTCAAGGGCAGAAAGAAAAAGCAGCTGGTCGCCGAGCCCGGCGGCGGGTCGAGTTTCGGCGCCTCATCGCGTCCCATCGGCAAGCTCAAGGGAGTGAAGCTGGTCACTGCCGCGGCTACGCTCCTGATCGTCTTCTTCGCTGCCGGCGCGCCGCTGGGCGTGCTTTACATGGAAACCCACGAATCTCCCACCCTGGGCTGCAACTCATGCCACAATACATCGATGGGAATCCGTATGGGTGTACCCCCGGCGGCGTTCAAGGACCGGACTATCGTACCACTGGTGGACGACAACCATTGGATGGTCGAGCACTGGTTCTATCCGCAGGTGGCTTGGTAGCGTGCTTTCGCCTTTCTCGGCCCCCAACGACGAAAAGAGCGCTGCCGGCGCCGATCAAGAACAGGAAGAAGCCGTCTAACGGGATCCTGGTTATCAGGTTCATGACGGTATCGACGATCCCGAGCACGGCGAGAACGGCGCCGAATGCCTGTTTCTTGAAACCAGGCGGAAGCGTGCGGATGGTCCTGCTCATCCGGCCAGAAAGCCTAGAAAGAACGCCTTGTAGTAAATCATCGTCCCGCTGAGATTGAGCACCGCAAGAACCGCGAGAACGAGACCGCAGGCGTTCTTGGCCGTCCTCGGATGGCGCCCCACGACGCTTATCCTCGCCAGCAGGTAAACCAGGGCGGCGCCGGTGACGGTCAGGGCCAAGCAGATGCCAGTCGCATAAAAAAAGGCGAGCGTGCCGCCGCGTACGGCCGTTTCGGGCCGGCCGGCCATGCCCAGGATTTCCGATAGCGCGGGCGTGATGCAGGGCGAGTAGACGAGGGCGAAAGCGCTGCCCAGCACGAGCGAGGTGCTCGCCAGGACGAGCGGCCGGCGCAAGAAGCCGACAACGGCAAAGCTGCCCGAGACCATCAGCGATAGACTGGCAAGCAGGATGTAACTGCCGGCGATGAGCCCGAGCGTGCCAAGATTGTAGACCAGCGCGCGACCGATCGGCAGCCCGGTCACGGTCAACAGCGCATAGATGAAGGCAAAACCGAGGGCGAAGGAGAGCGCCGGAAGGACGACCCGGCCGCCAAGACTGGTTTCGGCCCTCAACGAGCCGGCGGCGAAATAGAGACCGGCGACATAGGCCAGGAAAAAGGGCGTGATCTGCAGGATGCAGACCTGCCAGATCGAAAAGAAGGACGAGAAGCCGTGGCCAATCGCGTCAAGGTTCCCCATCACATCAGCTCGCCCGTCCACCTCAGAAAATCGTCCTCTATGTCTTTGATGTTGCCGTAGAAGACCCTCTTGACCCTGCCTTCCGCATCGATGAAAATCGTGGTCGGCGGCGCCGCGATGCCATAGGCGCGAGCGATCTGGTCGCCTTCATCGTAAGCCACGGGGAAAGGCACCCGCCACGTCCCGGCTTTGTCCTCGAACTTGCTCCTCGGGCTTTGAATGCCGATCATCAAGAACGCGATCTTGCTTTCCGTCCCGCTGTTGTAGCGCTCGAACGCCTGTTTCATGAGCGGAATAGAGTCGTTGGAGCAGGGGCACCACGAGGCCATGAAGGTGATGACCTGAGCTTGGCCGGGTTCGGTGGTGCGATCCCTGGTCTCACCACCCAGCAGGGTCAGCGTAAAGGGCGGGGCCTTCGCGCCGATCTCGAGTGGGGTCAGGTTTTCCTCGAAACAGCCCGTCAGCAGGAGGCAGAGGAAGACCACGCCAGCTGGACAGCTAAAGTATCTTGGCCAGTTCATCTTTGATCAGCTCCTCCGTCAGAGCTCCCGCATGGGTATAGGTGACAAGGCCACTCCTATCGATGAAGAAGGTAGTGGGGAGGCCGTACACACCAAAGGATTCCTTGATCTTGTCGTCCCTGTCGAGTCCTGCGGGAAAGCTCAGCCCATGCTTCTCGATAAAGCCCTTGGCGGCGGAATCCGTATCCTTGATTGCGACGCCCAGAAAGATCACTTTTTTTTCAAAGTATTCCCTATGGACCGCCTCGAGCGCCGGCGCTTCGGCAATGCACGGAATGCACCACGAGGCAAAGAAGTTGACGACCACGGCTTCGCCTTGATGTTTGCTCAAGGTGAAGGTCCGGCCATCGAACAGTTGCAGGGTAAAGTCGGCAGCAACTTCCTTCTCGGCCATCTCAGCTTCTTCATCGCAGCCCTGAACGAGTGGTATCAGAAGGATGAGAAGCAAAAGGATGAGCGCGCGTCGAACCACGGTTCAGCCCCCTTCTTCCGTCGTATCGGGGGCTATCGCGGCGTCCGGGATGGGCAGGCGCCAATGAAAGATCCGCTCTCGCATGGCCGGCGGCCGGATCACCATTTCCAAAGAACCCGCCTGCTTGCCGCCGCCTCCGAAGGCGGGAAAGGTCAGAATCCCCTGTTTGTGGTGCTGTTGCCCGTCCTCGTAGAGGACATGCCAGGCTGTCGCTTTCGCTTCACGGTCTCCATCGATCCTGATCGTTGCGATATCAGCGAGGCTCCAGCGCGGGAGGATGCCGGTGTGAGTATTGACGTAAACGATGAACAAAGCCTCGTCGCTGTCCCGCGGTTTGCTCTTGAACGCCAAGTAGGGCATCAGGTGGCGGTACGCGCGAGGCAGATAGATAATGTCGAAGTAGAGGTCGCTCTCGCCGAAATCCAACCGCCACAAATGCCGCTTGAGGAAACGCATGGTCGCTTCCGGCAAGATCGTCGGCACGTTGGCAAGGTAATTCCTTTGCAGGAACTCGACAATCGTTCGGGCCTCGGTTTCGGCAATGTCGGCTTTCGCCTGCGTCTTCATGCGGGTGACGATCTGTTCCCACTCCAGGGCGGTGCGGGGGGTCAATTCGATGACGTCCTTGCTGTGGCACTTCCGGGTACAGGTGGACAGATAAAGTTGCCGGGTTTCGGCCGGGGTAAGCGCATCGATAAGATTGTATCTGTGAAGCAACAGCTTGCCCGTGGTCGCCAGATACTGTAGCCGACCGCCTGGGCCGGGTTCGATCATGTAAGCAAACGCCAACAATGAGACTGTTCCCAAGACGAGCGTGAACAGGGCGAGGCTCAGCATGAGAAGCCTCGCTCTAGACGGGAGCTCGGGCGAAGTATTTTCTGACGCCATAGTAGATTCCGCCAATGAGAACGAGCGCCCAGAACCCGACACCCGCCCATAACATCACCCAATCGGTTGTGCCAAAACCTCTAGTGTACTGGTAAATTTTGCCATCGATCTTTTGCATTGTGGTGAGACGCGCCTCCTCGCCATATGTCTCGATGAAGTAGGCCATGATCTCCTGCTTGGTCATGCCCGCTTTGATCAACTCACCGATTTCCTCCTTCCAATCGAGACCACAGGTCATGTTGCAGTCTTCCAGGATCAGCGGACATTCGCAGGGACAGGCGAGATCCTTCGCCACCTCGCCAACAGTCAGGGCAAGAACACTATTCGGCGAAAGAACCAGAACCGCCAGCAGCAAGGCCTTGAAGAGGCCGAGCCGTTGCCTGAATGGCTCGGCCGTGGCCCCGCCCATCACGCCACCCCTTTCTTTTTCATTCCCGTCGCGATCCAGAGCATTGCGGCCAACACCATAAAGACGCCGGTTCCGAACATGACATAGATAATGGTCCTGACGTTCCGCTGGGTCTCATAGGGTGAGCCCCAGACCCTGCGGCCGGTCATAGAGGCAAACTTGACATCGACCGACGGTTCCTTGGTTTCCTTTATGTAACCGATCTTGAAGACCCGATCCTCGCCCTTGGCGATATCTTCGAGAGTGTAAGTGAAATGATCGAAGTCCTTTTCACTATAGGTCTCGCCGCCCGACGGCGAGATGGCGAAATTCGTCGAACGCAGAGGCTGTTGAATATCCACCTCCATACTGCCGATCGGATGATTGGCCTTTATTACGTATTCAATTCGTCTTTCCGCCGCTTCGACGTCTATGGGGGCATGATGAAAGCTG from the Alphaproteobacteria bacterium genome contains:
- a CDS encoding TlpA family protein disulfide reductase; translated protein: MNWPRYFSCPAGVVFLCLLLTGCFEENLTPLEIGAKAPPFTLTLLGGETRDRTTEPGQAQVITFMASWCPCSNDSIPLMKQAFERYNSGTESKIAFLMIGIQSPRSKFEDKAGTWRVPFPVAYDEGDQIARAYGIAAPPTTIFIDAEGRVKRVFYGNIKDIEDDFLRWTGELM
- a CDS encoding TlpA family protein disulfide reductase, which produces MAEKEVAADFTLQLFDGRTFTLSKHQGEAVVVNFFASWCIPCIAEAPALEAVHREYFEKKVIFLGVAIKDTDSAAKGFIEKHGLSFPAGLDRDDKIKESFGVYGLPTTFFIDRSGLVTYTHAGALTEELIKDELAKIL